The genomic interval GATCTTCTCGTTCACGGCCTCGGACATCGCGTCGACCAGGTCGAGCGTGCGGACCGTACCGTCCACGAGGGTCGCGCGGCCGGACTCCATCGGGCCGCCGGAGACGAAGACCGTGGGGATGTTCAGGCGCAGGGCCGCGTTGAGCATGCCCGGGGTGATCTTGTCGCAGTTCGAGATGCAGATCAGGGCGTCGGCGCAGTGGGCCTCGACCATGTACTCGACCGAGTCGGCGATCAGGTCGCGGGAGGGCAGCGAGTACAGCATGCCGCCGTGGCCCATCGCGATGCCGTCGTCGACGGCGATGGTGTTGAACTCGCGCGGGATGCCGCCGGCCGCGACGATCGCCTCGGAGACGATCCGGCCGACCGGCTGCAGGTGGGTGTGGCCCGGCACGAACTCCGTGAAGGAGTTGGCGACCGCGATGATCGGCTTGCGGCCGATGTCCGCACCGGGTACACCGGAGGCGCGCATAAGGGCGCGTGCGCCCGCCATGTTGCGGCCGTGGGTGACTGTGCGGGACCTCAGCTCGGGCATCGTCGCTCGCTCCTTCAGAGACGGTCGTCAGAGACTTCGGAGACGGTCGTATCAGACTTCTGACTGCTGACGAGCGTACGCCGGTCATCCAGGGGCCGGGACAGGGTGTCCGGAATGCGGGACGCCCGTCTCGGAGTCAGGGACCGGTCAGATGGCCCTGCACCACCGGGGCCACCCGCGCGATGATCCGCTCGATGTCCGTCGACGCCAGCGGCTCCACCTTGATCACGTACCGCAGCATGGCCGTCCCGACGAGCTGCGCGGCCGCCAGTTCGACCCGCAGCTCCGCGTCCGGCAGGTCCAGCTGGTCGGCGACGCGGCGCAGCAGCTGGGCGGCGACCAGCCGGCGGAAGACGGCGGCCGCGGTCTCGTTGTTCACCGCGGAGCGGACGATCGCCAGGATCGGCAGGCGCGTCGCGGGGTTCTCCCAGACGCCGAAGATGAAGCGGGTGAAGCGCTCTCCGATGTCCTCCAGGGGACCCTCGGCGAGCGCGGCGGGCGCGCTCAGCGCGGGCGCGGCGGCGACCTCCACGGCCGCCTCGAAGACCTGTTCCTTGGTGCCGAAGTAGTGGTGGACCAGGGCCGAGTCGACCCCGGCGGCCTTGGCGATCCCGCGCACGGACGTCTTCTCGTAGCCCCGCTCGGAGAACTCCTCACGGGCCGCGACGAGGATCCGGTCCCGGGTGCCGGCCGCGTCCGATTCCGTACGACGGGGCCGGCCGCGCTTGCGGGCGGTGACGTCGCCCACGGCCGGGGCGGGATCGCTGTTCTTCACGGCCGGGGCGGGATCGCTGTTGCTCACCGCCGGGGCACCCGCACCGGCGAGGCCAGATGGAGGCGGGTGAAGGCCAGGGCCTCGGCGAGGTCGGCCTCGCGTTCGGCGCCGGACATCGCGCGGCGGGTGTTGACCTCGATGACGACATGGCCGTCGAAGCCGCTCAGCGCGAGGCGCTCCAGGAGCTCGGCACAGGGCTGGCTGCCGCGGCCGGGCACGAGGTGCTCGTCCTTCGCGGAACCCTTGCCGTCGGCGAGGTGGACGTGGCCGAGGCGGTCACCCATCCGGTCGACCATCTGCATCGCGTCGGTCCGGGACGTCGCCGCGTGGCTGAGGTCGATCGTGAAGTGCCGGTAGTCGTCCTTGGTGACGTCCCAGTCGGGGGCGTAGGCGAGCATCTCGCGGTCGCGGTAGCGCCAGGGGTACATGTTCTCGACGGCGAACCGTACGTCCGTCTCGTCCGCCATCCGCCAGATCCCGCTGACGAAGTCCCGGGCGTACTGGCGCTGCCAGCGAAAGGGCGGGTGGACGACGACGGTGCTCGCGCCCAGTTTCTCGGCGGCCGCCCGGGCGCGCTGGAGCTTGACCCAGGGGTCCGTGGACCACACGCGCTGCGTGATGAGCAGGCAGGGGGCGTGCACGGCGAGTACGGGGATGCCGTGGTAGTCGGAGAGGCGGCGCAGGGCCTCGATGTCCTGGCTGACCGGGTCGGTCCACACCATGACCTCGACGCCGTCGTATCCGAGGCGCGCGGCGATCTCGAAGGCCGTCGCCGTCGACTCCGGGTAGACGGAGGCCGTCGAGAGGGCGACCTTCGCATCCGGGATCCGTACGACTGGTTCTGCCACGGAGGTCAGCCTAAAGGGTTCGCTCGGGTGGATGTGGGGCCCCTGTTGGCCGTTGTGGTGATTGCCACTGGTCGAGTGCGGGTGCGCGGGTGCGGGTGCGGGTGCGTCGCGCCTCGTCGCGGGCCGCGGCTGAGTCGCGGGCCGCGGCTGAGTCCGGATCGATACGGCCCCGCGCCCCTAGAGGCCCTGCGCCGACCCCATGTGGTCGAGTCTGCGCAGGATCACACCCTCCCGCAGCGCCCATGGGCAGATGTCGACCGTTTCCACGCCGAACAGGTCCAGCGCCCCCTCGGCCACCAGGGCGCCCGCCAGGAGCTGGTTCGCGCGGCCCTCGGAGACGCCCGGGAGTTCGGCTCGCTGGGCCGTCGTCATGCCGGCCAGCTTCGGGACCCAGGCCTCCAGGGACTCGCGCTTCAGTTCGCGCTGGACGTAGAGGCCCTCGGCGGAGCGGGCCGCACCGGCCAGGCGGGCCAGCTGCTTGAAGGTCTTGGAGGTGGCGACCACGTGGTCGGGAGCGCCGAAGCGGGCGAACTCACCGACCGTGCGGGCGATCTGGGCGCGCACGTGCCGGCGTAGGGCCCGGACGGCATCCGGGGTCGGGGGGTCCCCGGGGAGCCAGCCCGCCGTGAGACGGCCCGCGCCCAGGGGCAGGGACACCGCGGTGTCCGGCTCCTCGTCGATGCCGTAGGCGATCTCCAGGGAGCCGCCGCCGATGTCGAGCACCAGGAGCTTGCCCGCCGACCAGCCGAACCAGCGGCGGGCCGCGAGGAAGGTGAGACGGGCCTCCTCGGCGCCGGTGAGCACCTGGAGCTCGACGCCGGTCTCGGCGTGCACGCGCGCGAGGACGTCGTCGGCGTTGCTGGCCTCGCGGACGGCGGAGGTGGCGAACGGGAGCAGGTCCTCGACGCCCTTGTCCTCGGCGGCCTGGAGTGCGTCCTTGACGACCGAGACCAGTTTCTCGACACCTTCGGGGCCTATCGCCCCGGCGTCGTCGAGGAGTTGGGCCAGGCGCAGTTCCGCCTTGTGCGAATGCGCGGGCAGCGGGCGGGCGCCGGGGTGCGCGTCCACCACCAGCAGATGCACCGTGTTCGATCCCACGTCGAGGACACCGAGTCTCATGTAGGGAACGCTACTGCCAGCCGGACGTTCCACTGGCTCCGGAGGGGCCTCGGGCGACTTACCCTGGACGCGTGCCAAAGACGAAAAAGGTGAAGGACGACAAAACGGCCGTATCTGCCGACGGTCCTTCGCGGGTGAAGCCACCGAAGCAGTCGCGGAAGGCCATGAAGGCTCTGAAGGCCGACGAGAAGGGGCTCGACTTCGCGCGCGCGTGGGTGGAGTTCCCGGATCCGGCGGACGACGAGCAGGTGTTCCGCTGCGATCTGACATGGCTCACCTCTCGGTGGAACTGCATCTTCGGCAGCGGCTGCCAGGGCATCCAGGCGGGCCGGGCGGACGACGGGTGCTGCACGCTGGGTGCCCACTTCTCCGACGAGGACGACGAGCAGCGGGTCGCCGAGCATGTGGCGCGACTCACTCCGGACGTCTGGCAGCACCACGCCGAGGGCACGGCGAACGGCTGGATCTCGGAGGACGAGGACGGCGACCGGCAGACCCGGCCCTTCCAGGGCTCCTGCATCTTCCAGAACCGGCCCGGCTTCGCGGGCGGCCAGGGCTGCTCGCTGCACATCCTGGCGCTGCGCGAGGGCCGCGAGCCGCTGGAGACCAAGCCGGACGTCTGCTGGCAGCTGCCGGTGCGCCGGACCTACGACTGGATCGACCGGCCCGACGACACCCGCGTGCTCCAGGTGTCGATCGGCGAGTACGACCGGCGCGGCTGGGGCCCGGGCGGCCACGACCTGCATTGGTGGTGCACGTCGGCGACCTCGGCACACGGCGCCGGCGACCCGGTGTACGTCTCCTACCGCCCCGAGCTGATCGAACTGATGGGCAAGGCGGGCTACGACCGCCTGGTCGAACTCTGCGAGCAGCGCCTGGCCTCCCAACTGCCCCTGCTGGCACCGCATCCGGCGGACCCGACCGCCTGAGCACCGGGCACCCCCGACACCACGCACCCCGACCCCCGGGCCACGGTTCTGCCGCATCCGCTGGGCCGCCTCCACTGGGCCGCATCCACTAGGACGTGGACGGGCTCGGGTCGCCGCTGTCCGTGGGCGAGGGCGTCGGGCTTGCCGGATCGGACGAGGTGGGGTCCGGCGGGGTCGGTGAGGGGGACGAGGACGGCGGGTCGCTCGGAGGGGGGTCCGAGGGGGCCGAGGCCGTGGGGCTGGGGCTGGACGGGGGCGTCGTCGGCTCGCCGGGGGCGGACGGTGCGGGCGCCGTGCCGTAGCCCTGGATGGTGACCACGGCGCCGGCCGGTGAGACCGCCACGCGCGCGCTCCAGGGCCCTGACGGCTCGCGCAGGTGGTCGACGTACACCTTGATCGTCAACGACTCGCCGGGCTTCAGGACTCCCGAGGACTGGCTCAGGTAGAGCCAGGAGGCACCCGTGGTGGCCGACCAGCGGACCGGGGCGTCGCCGGTCGCGGTGAGGGTGATCAGCGTGGTGTCGCCGTCATTGCCTGCGCCCACCTCCAGGTGTCCGGCGCCCTTCTTGCCGGCGCCCGCCACGCTGACGACCTCCACAGAGACGTCGGGACGGCCGTCCTTGGCGAAACGGATGCCGGGTCTCGTGCTCGCGTTGCCCGCGTTCTGGTAGCCGCCGCTCGCCGCCACGCCGTCCAGGCTGTCGGGGCCGTGCGCCTCGCTCGCGCTGGCGGAGTGGCCGTCGGCCCCCTCGCCGGGACCGCCCCGGTAGGCGGCCCACAGGGCGAGCACGGGGGCGGCGACGACGGTGGCGACGACGGTCGTGGTGACGGCACGCGCGCGCAGCCGGTCGCGGCGCGCGGCCCGGTCCTTGGGGTCCATCGGGAAGCCGCGCCGGTCGAAGCGGGGCACGGCGGCGCCACGCGCGCGTGGCGAATGCGTCGGCGCCGTGCACAGGGCCGCGCGCGGCGCTTCGAGCACGGGCAGCTCGGCGGGCGTGATCATGGCGCCGGGCCAGCGGCCGGGGATCGCGCGCTCGGCGCTGCGGCGACAGCGCGGGCAGTCGTCGACATGGCGCACGAGTTCGCGGCGCAGGGCGGAGCTGAGCACGAACTGGTTGTCGCCGGTGAGCCGCGCCACGCTCGGGCAGTCACCGATCTCGACGACGGCGAGGGCGGCGCGCGTGCGCTCCACCTCGCAGGCGGCGGAGGCGAGCAGTTCGCGGGCGCCGGCGAGGTCCATGCCGAGGACGGCCGCGACCTCGTGGGCGGCGAGATGGTGGCGCACGGCGAGTTCGAGCGCCTCGCGCTGCTCGGGGGTCGTACCGGCCGCCTCCGGCCAGGCCAGCAGCGAGAGTTCGCGGCGCCGCGCCTCCAGGACGTCCTCCGCGACCGGGGGCCCAGCGGGCGCGTGAGAAGCCCCGTGACGCCCTGCCGCGTGCGTGGCCTGACGTTTCTGCTTGGCCTCGGCCAGCTTGCGCAGACAGGCCCAGCGGGCCAGCGCGTACAGCCAGGCCCGTCGGTCGCCGGCCGCGTCCGGGCCGCCGCGCCTCTCGGCGAGCGCGAGGACGTCGCCGAGGGCGGCGGTCGCCGCGTCGTGGTCGCAGAGCACGGACATGCAGTAGGTGAACAGGCCGTCGAGGTACGGCTCGTAGCGCGCGGGCGGACGCTGCGCCAGCGTGCGCGCCGCAGCGCGGTCGCGCTCCTGCCGTTGCGCCCGGTGCGCGCCGGTGGTGCGGGTCGAGGTCTCCGGACTGCTGCTCATCATCCGTGGACCGTAGGGGGCGAAAGATGGCCTCTTCCTGCGCCTTGAGCACTTTTACTCCGTACGGGTGAAACGATCCCTCAATAGGGGACAGGAACCCCCGATTCCGTGGCTCGTTCCCATCAGGACATGGCCGATTCACGTGCCGGCGCACGGGACGGCCCGATGACCGGAGCGCAGGCCGTCCCGCGGGCGGCGGTCGTGTTGTCAGTGGCGGCGGTTACGGTTCGTGCATGGCTGCCCGTACGAAGTCCGCCAAGGAGCGTCCGTCCTACCGCTGCACCGAGTGCGGCTGGCAGACGGCCAAGTGGCTCGGCCGCTGCCCCGAGTGCCAGGCATGGGGGACGATCGAGGAGTACGGCGCGCCCGCGGTGCGTACGACCACCCCCGGCCGCGTCACCACCTCCGCCGTGCCCATCGGCCAGGTCGACGGCCGCCAGGCCACCGCCCGCTCCACCGGCGTGCCCGAGCTGGACCGGGTGCTCGGCGGTGGTCTCGTGCCCGGCGCGGTGGTGCTCCTCGCGGGCGAGCCCGGCGTCGGCAAGTCCACGCTGCTGCTGGACGTGGCGGCCAAGTCGGCGAGCGACGAGCACCGCACGCTCTATGTGACCGGCGAGGAGTCCGCGAGCCAGGTCCGGATGCGCGCCGACCGCATCCGCGCGATCGACGACCAGCTGTATCTCGCCGCCGAGACCGACCTGTCCGCCGTCCTCGGACATCTGGACGCGGTGAAGCCGTCGCTGCTGATCCTCGACTCGGTGCAGACGGTCGCCTCCCCCGAGATCGACGGCGCCCCCGGCGGCATGGCCCAGGTGCGCGAGGTGGCCGGGGCGCTGATCCGGGTCTCCAAGGAGCGCGGGATGTCCACCCTCCTGGTGGGCCATGTCACCAAGGACGGCGCGATCGCCGGACCGCGTCTGCTGGAGCACCTCGTGGACGTGGTCCTGAGCTTCGAGGGCGACCGGCACGCGCGCCTCAGGCTCGTACGGGGCGTCAAGAACCGCTACGGCGCAACCGACGAGGTCGGCTGCTTCGAGCTGCACGACGAGGGCATCACGGGCCTCGCCGACCCAAGTGGACTTTTCCTGACACGTCGTGACGAACCGGTCCCCGGCACCTGTCTCACCGTCACCCTGGAGGGCCGCCGGCCGCTGGTGGCCGAGGTCCAGGCGCTCACCGTCGACTCGCAGATCCCCTCGCCCCGGCGCACCACCTCGGGTCTGGAGACCTCCCGTGTCTCGATGATGCTCGCCGTCCTGGAGCAGCGGGGTCGGATCAGCGCGCTCGGCAAGCGGGACATCTACTCCGCGACGGTCGGCGGGGTAAAGCTTTCGGAACCTGCCGCGGACCTGGCGATCGCCCTCGCCCTGGCGTCTGCGGCCAGCGACACCCCGCTGCCCAAGAACCTCGTCGCGATCGGCGAAGTGGGCCTCGCGGGCGAGGTCAGACGGGTCACGGGCGTCCAGCGCAGGCTCTCCGAGGCACACCGTCTGGGCTTCACCCACGCGCTCGTACCGGGCGATCCCGGCAAGATCCCGGCCGGCATGAAGGTGATGGAAGTCGCGGACATAGGGGACGCCCTGAGGGTCCTTCCGCGCTCGCGTCGGCGAGAGGCCCCACGGGACGCGGAGGACCGCCGGTAGACTTTGCCCTGGTCTCGCCCGTCCGTACGAACCGAATGTGCGACACGGGAGCGCCCAAGACCCCGCGACCGGAGGAGAGCAGTGGCAGCCAACGACCGGGCAGCAGCTCCCGGAAAGTCCGGTGGGAGTGCCGGTTCCGATGGCCTGATGCGCGCCTCCCTGAGCGCCGTGGCCCCCGGCACCCCCCTGCGCGACGGCCTCGAGCGGGTGCTGCGCGGCAACACCGGCGGACTGATCGTGCTCGGCTTCGACAAGACCGTGGAGACGATGTGCACGGGCGGTTTCGTCCTGGACGTCGAGTTCGCGGCCACGCGCCTGCGTGAGCTGTGCAAGCTGGACGGCGGCATCGTGCTCTCGTCCGACCTGTCGAAGATCCTGCGGGCGGGCGTGCAGTTCGTGCCCGACGCGACGATCCCGACGGAGGAGACGGGCACCCGGCACCGCACCGCGGACCGGGTGAGCAAGCAGGTCGGCTTCCCGGTCGTCTCGGTCTCCCAGTCGATGCGCCTCATCGCGCTGTACGTCGACGGGCAGCGCCGCGTCCTGGAGGACTCGGCGGCGATCCTGTCCCGCGCGAACCAGGCTCTTGCGACCCTGGAGCGCTACAAGCTGCGCCTGGACGAGGTCGCGGGCACGCTCTCCGCGCTGGAGATCGAGGACCTCGTGACGGTCCGGGACGTCTCGGCCGTGGCCCAGCGCCTGGAGATGGTCCGCCGTATCGCGACCGAGATCGCCGAGTACGTGGTCGAGCTCGGCACGGACGGTCGCCTTCTGGCCCTCCAGCTCGACGAGTTGATCGCGGGCGTGGAGCCGGAACGCGAACTGGTGGTCCGGGACTACGTCCCCGAGCCCACGGCGAAGCGCTCCCGCACGGTCGAGGAGGCGCTGTACGAACTGGACGCGCTGACCCACGCCGAGCTTCTCGAACTGCCCACCGTGGCCCGCGCCCTGGGCTACACCGGCTCCCCCGAGGCGATCGACTCGGGTGTCTCTCCGCGGGGCTTCCGCCTC from Streptomyces sp. CC0208 carries:
- a CDS encoding TetR family transcriptional regulator encodes the protein MGDVTARKRGRPRRTESDAAGTRDRILVAAREEFSERGYEKTSVRGIAKAAGVDSALVHHYFGTKEQVFEAAVEVAAAPALSAPAALAEGPLEDIGERFTRFIFGVWENPATRLPILAIVRSAVNNETAAAVFRRLVAAQLLRRVADQLDLPDAELRVELAAAQLVGTAMLRYVIKVEPLASTDIERIIARVAPVVQGHLTGP
- a CDS encoding sugar phosphate isomerase/epimerase, whose amino-acid sequence is MAEPVVRIPDAKVALSTASVYPESTATAFEIAARLGYDGVEVMVWTDPVSQDIEALRRLSDYHGIPVLAVHAPCLLITQRVWSTDPWVKLQRARAAAEKLGASTVVVHPPFRWQRQYARDFVSGIWRMADETDVRFAVENMYPWRYRDREMLAYAPDWDVTKDDYRHFTIDLSHAATSRTDAMQMVDRMGDRLGHVHLADGKGSAKDEHLVPGRGSQPCAELLERLALSGFDGHVVIEVNTRRAMSGAEREADLAEALAFTRLHLASPVRVPRR
- a CDS encoding Ppx/GppA phosphatase family protein; protein product: MRLGVLDVGSNTVHLLVVDAHPGARPLPAHSHKAELRLAQLLDDAGAIGPEGVEKLVSVVKDALQAAEDKGVEDLLPFATSAVREASNADDVLARVHAETGVELQVLTGAEEARLTFLAARRWFGWSAGKLLVLDIGGGSLEIAYGIDEEPDTAVSLPLGAGRLTAGWLPGDPPTPDAVRALRRHVRAQIARTVGEFARFGAPDHVVATSKTFKQLARLAGAARSAEGLYVQRELKRESLEAWVPKLAGMTTAQRAELPGVSEGRANQLLAGALVAEGALDLFGVETVDICPWALREGVILRRLDHMGSAQGL
- a CDS encoding sigma-70 family RNA polymerase sigma factor, whose translation is MMSSSPETSTRTTGAHRAQRQERDRAAARTLAQRPPARYEPYLDGLFTYCMSVLCDHDAATAALGDVLALAERRGGPDAAGDRRAWLYALARWACLRKLAEAKQKRQATHAAGRHGASHAPAGPPVAEDVLEARRRELSLLAWPEAAGTTPEQREALELAVRHHLAAHEVAAVLGMDLAGARELLASAACEVERTRAALAVVEIGDCPSVARLTGDNQFVLSSALRRELVRHVDDCPRCRRSAERAIPGRWPGAMITPAELPVLEAPRAALCTAPTHSPRARGAAVPRFDRRGFPMDPKDRAARRDRLRARAVTTTVVATVVAAPVLALWAAYRGGPGEGADGHSASASEAHGPDSLDGVAASGGYQNAGNASTRPGIRFAKDGRPDVSVEVVSVAGAGKKGAGHLEVGAGNDGDTTLITLTATGDAPVRWSATTGASWLYLSQSSGVLKPGESLTIKVYVDHLREPSGPWSARVAVSPAGAVVTIQGYGTAPAPSAPGEPTTPPSSPSPTASAPSDPPPSDPPSSSPSPTPPDPTSSDPASPTPSPTDSGDPSPSTS
- the radA gene encoding DNA repair protein RadA, with the translated sequence MAARTKSAKERPSYRCTECGWQTAKWLGRCPECQAWGTIEEYGAPAVRTTTPGRVTTSAVPIGQVDGRQATARSTGVPELDRVLGGGLVPGAVVLLAGEPGVGKSTLLLDVAAKSASDEHRTLYVTGEESASQVRMRADRIRAIDDQLYLAAETDLSAVLGHLDAVKPSLLILDSVQTVASPEIDGAPGGMAQVREVAGALIRVSKERGMSTLLVGHVTKDGAIAGPRLLEHLVDVVLSFEGDRHARLRLVRGVKNRYGATDEVGCFELHDEGITGLADPSGLFLTRRDEPVPGTCLTVTLEGRRPLVAEVQALTVDSQIPSPRRTTSGLETSRVSMMLAVLEQRGRISALGKRDIYSATVGGVKLSEPAADLAIALALASAASDTPLPKNLVAIGEVGLAGEVRRVTGVQRRLSEAHRLGFTHALVPGDPGKIPAGMKVMEVADIGDALRVLPRSRRREAPRDAEDRR
- the disA gene encoding DNA integrity scanning diadenylate cyclase DisA encodes the protein MAANDRAAAPGKSGGSAGSDGLMRASLSAVAPGTPLRDGLERVLRGNTGGLIVLGFDKTVETMCTGGFVLDVEFAATRLRELCKLDGGIVLSSDLSKILRAGVQFVPDATIPTEETGTRHRTADRVSKQVGFPVVSVSQSMRLIALYVDGQRRVLEDSAAILSRANQALATLERYKLRLDEVAGTLSALEIEDLVTVRDVSAVAQRLEMVRRIATEIAEYVVELGTDGRLLALQLDELIAGVEPERELVVRDYVPEPTAKRSRTVEEALYELDALTHAELLELPTVARALGYTGSPEAIDSGVSPRGFRLLAKVPRLPGAIIDRLVEHFGGLQKLLAASVDDLQTVDGVGEARARSVREGLSRLAESSILERYV